Genomic segment of Mycobacterium sp. 050128:
AGTGAGGTCACCGGCATCGCGATATTCGATCTGCTGTCGTTGACGGTCAAGACCGGAATCGCCTCGCCCGCGTTGCGGCCCACCGAGGCGCTCGTCGACCCCGATTGCACGGCGAGCCTGCCCGCCGGAGTCGTCGCCGCGGCGGGCCTCGACGTTCTGTCGCACGCCCTCGAGTCCTACACCGCGCGCCCTTACGTGCACCGGCCCGCTCCCCCGCGACCCAGCCTGCGGCCGATGAGTCAGGGCGCCAATCCGTGGAGCGACCTGGGCTGCAGCGAAGCGCTACGGGTACTGGGCCGCAATTTGGAGCCGGCGGTTCGAGACGCCTCGGACAGCGAGGCGCGTGAGCAGATGATGTGGGCCGCGACGCTGGCAGGGATCGCCTTCGGCAATGCGGGCGTGCACGCGCCCCACGGCATGGCCTACGCGGTCGCCGGGCTGGTGCGGGACTTCCACCCCGCGGGCTACCCGGACGATGAGCCGCTGGTGCCGCACGGCATGTCCGTGATCGTCAACGCGCCCGCGGTATTTCGGTTCACCGCACAGGCCAGCCCGCAACGGCACACCGAGGCGGCCCGGCTGCTGGGCGCCGACACCCGAGACGCCGGACCCGACGACGCGGGCGAGGTGCTCGCCACCGAACTCATCCGCGTCATGCGCGCGGTGGGCATGCCCAATGGGCTTGGCGGGGTGGGCTACACACCCGACGACATCACCGCCCTCACCGAGGGCGCCTTCCCCCAGCAGCGCCTGCTGCAGAATGCGCCGCGCGAGATGAGCAAGCCGGTGCTGGCCGATTTGTTCGGCTCCGCGATGCGCTACTGGTAGCCGCGCTTACGCGCTGAC
This window contains:
- a CDS encoding hydroxyacid-oxoacid transhydrogenase — encoded protein: MGCCEFPAVAEGCDGAFTVDSSRITFGRGCLAELGERAAALGVRRVALFSDARVAGLPIFATARDSLVAAGVDVVTYTDVHVEPTDASFAEATRFAREARPDGYVSLGGGSVIDTCKAANLYATYPADFLAYVNAPIGDGAPVPGPLKPHIACPTTAGTGSEVTGIAIFDLLSLTVKTGIASPALRPTEALVDPDCTASLPAGVVAAAGLDVLSHALESYTARPYVHRPAPPRPSLRPMSQGANPWSDLGCSEALRVLGRNLEPAVRDASDSEAREQMMWAATLAGIAFGNAGVHAPHGMAYAVAGLVRDFHPAGYPDDEPLVPHGMSVIVNAPAVFRFTAQASPQRHTEAARLLGADTRDAGPDDAGEVLATELIRVMRAVGMPNGLGGVGYTPDDITALTEGAFPQQRLLQNAPREMSKPVLADLFGSAMRYW